ATCTAAAGGAACCAATTGAGCACACCTAAAGCCCCGTCAGCGGGCGATATATCAACGCTGAACCTCAAGATCGACAGCGACACTGCCGGGCAGCGTCTCGATTCGTTTCTGGCCGAAAAGATCGACGGGTGGTCGCGGTCGCGTCTGCAAAAACTGATCGACGACGGTGACGTCCTGGTCAACGACAAGGCGGTAAGGTCTTCTTATAAACTCCGCGAAAATGACGAGATCGATGTCGATCTGGTCGAGGCACCGGTCGCGATCTTCGAACCCGAGGATATCCCCCTCGAGATCGTCTTCGAGGACGAATACCTCGCGGTCATCAACAAACCGGCCGGCATGGTCGTTCACCCCGGAGCCGGAAACAGCCGCGGCACGTTGGCGAATGCGATCGCATGGCACTTCGGGCAGCGTTTCAGCAGCCCGCAAGCAACGAACAAGTTGTCCGATCCAACCAATCCGTCTGATGGCAGCGAGCGTGTAGGGATCGTTCACCGTCTCGATAAAGAGACATCCGGGCTGATTGTCGTCGCTAAGAATGAGAAGACACACGAGGCGCTCTCAAACCAATTTCGCGACCGAAAGGTCACGAAGCGATACGTGACTCTGGTTCACGGCAGCCCGCGTGAGAACTCGGGTACGATCGACAGGCCGCTCGCCAGAGACCGCTGGCACCGGACGAAAATGACCGTAGCGGCGAATGGCCGCAACGCGCTGACGATCTGGAAGGTCAGGCAGCGGTTCGAGAAATTCACGCTTCTTGAGGTCGAGATCAAGACCGGCCGGACGCATCAGATCCGCGTCCATCTCGCCTCGATAAACCATCCGGTCGTCGGCGACAGCACGTATAACGAAGGCCGCGACAACACCGTCGCCGATATCGAAATAAAAAATGCGATCCGCATCCTCGGCCGATTCTTCCTTCACGCCGAGAAACTGTCAATCTTTCATCCGGAATCCGGCGAAGAGCTTTCGTTCGAATTGCCGATGCCTTCGGAATTGAGCGAATTCCTGAAAGTGATCAAATAAAAGACGCGGCGATGAGGTCCAGCTCATGCCGCATCTGATATTTGGCATAGAGCTAACGCCGGCATCTTTGCTCGCCTGTTTGTAGACAATTGAAATATTCAAGATGCTTCGCTTCGCCTTTCAGCGGTCGGCCGTTAGCTTGCTTCACGTTTAGAATAAACGCGTCAGGCGAAATGGTTCCTCCGGACGGTTCGTCTATGATCCGGGCGACCACGTAGGGTGCGAGAGTTGGGTCATCGGTCCCGCGGACCGTTTGTCTTACGATGCCTAGCCTTGTCAGCATTGATACCTCTCGAGCCGTTTTGATGATCGGTGTGCCATCGAGCGAAATGCCGTTTCGCAGCGCCAATTCCTCAAGCAGCTTTTTCGAACTTTCGGTCTCAGCCTCAGCGGTATATGTGACAAGGATCGCGAGCCCCAGGCCGATGGGGTTCTTTTCGGTGTAATCCGCGTCGGTCTCGACCAGGGCTGCTTGCCGGTCCGAATTCAGATTCAAAGCGCTCGGAAACATATAGATCGGATAGCTTTTAGCGGTCGTCAACGCACGTTCGCCCATTGGATCATTAGAAAATGCATCTCGAAAAAGCTCTCCTCGCGGAACGAGGAATAACAATTGACCGAATGCACCGTAGGCGGGCTTTACCGCCAGGATCCGTACGCTCCGGAAATTTGCATCGTATATGTCTTCAACGACCGACCAGCCGTCGCTTCCGCTCCTTCGATCCGTCATCGCACTCGAGATGATACCGTTGACCGCGTAATAGTCATCGCTATAGTCGAACGGACGCCTTTCGGCAGTAAAGATGCCGGTATCGGGCTTTGACGAATGAGTGCGCTGTGCATGTACCGTTACGATCAGTATACCGATCGCAATGAGGAGGAATGCTACCGGC
The DNA window shown above is from Chloracidobacterium sp. and carries:
- a CDS encoding RluA family pseudouridine synthase, whose amino-acid sequence is MSTLNLKIDSDTAGQRLDSFLAEKIDGWSRSRLQKLIDDGDVLVNDKAVRSSYKLRENDEIDVDLVEAPVAIFEPEDIPLEIVFEDEYLAVINKPAGMVVHPGAGNSRGTLANAIAWHFGQRFSSPQATNKLSDPTNPSDGSERVGIVHRLDKETSGLIVVAKNEKTHEALSNQFRDRKVTKRYVTLVHGSPRENSGTIDRPLARDRWHRTKMTVAANGRNALTIWKVRQRFEKFTLLEVEIKTGRTHQIRVHLASINHPVVGDSTYNEGRDNTVADIEIKNAIRILGRFFLHAEKLSIFHPESGEELSFELPMPSELSEFLKVIK